The Arachis ipaensis cultivar K30076 chromosome B03, Araip1.1, whole genome shotgun sequence region TATATATAGTGGAAAGCCAAGATGATTTGTTGTCACCTTGGGCCAGAAAGCTCCATAGCTTCTAATATGAGTGAGGATTCTTCTATGAAATCTGAATATCTTTGAGGGTTATTTTCACTATTACTAGATCGGAGCCTTGGTGTTTCACTCTTGTGTGACTGTGAGGCCTCCCATCTCTCAGCTAATCCATCACCTTCCAACATCTTCAATACTTCTGACATCTTCGGGCGATGCGAAGGCTTGAATTGTGTGCATAATAGTGCTACCTGAACCATTTCTTCCAACTCAAGCAAATCAAAACTTCCCCTTAGATCTTTGTCCACCATTTGGCTTAATCTTCCATCTTGGTGGAGCTTCTTAACCTGAAAGCTCATAATAAACACAAGAATTGTAATTTACTCACCAAATGCTAACTTGAAGGGGAAGCAATGCAAATACAGAGATATATCAGAAGAATGAGGGTTACCCAATCAAGCATGACACCCTTCTGGTTTGCTGCTCGCCCGAAATCTAGAGCCTTATGGCCTGTGATTAGCTCAAGAAGCAAGATTCCAAACCCAAACACATCAGTCTTCTCTGATGACTGACCTGTTGATAAGTACTCTGGAGCAATATGGCCGACAGTTCCGCGGACAGCAGTTGTCACATGAGTATCTCTGTGATCCAGAAGCTTAGCCAAACCAAAATCGCCAACAACTGCTTCGAAATCTTCATCTAGCAATATATTGGCTGCTTTGACATCACGATGAATAATTTTCGGATCACATTGTTCATGCAAATAAACCAACCCCCTCGCTGTACCTATCGCTATTCTCTTCCTCCTCACCCAATCTAAGGCTGGCCGACCATGAACATGATCTGTTATCAAATCCGAAACCAAAGCCAGGATTAAGTAATGAGTGTTGAAGATATAGGAGTGTATTCTTCAGTAACTAGAAGCTGAAAATATCATTGCTTAGCATACAAGAAACAAAACAGAAACAGCAGTGTTCCATCATGGAGGCTAAGTAGCTAACCTTTTAATTTAGAGGCTACACTGCCATTGGACATATAAGGATAAACAAGGAGCCTTTCATTCTGAGTACTGCAAAATCCACTGAGACGCAGAAGATTCCGGTGCACAGCCAAACTTATTGTCTCAACCTCTGTCTGAAATTGGATCTCACCACCAGCAGCATTGTAATCCTTCAACCTTTTAACTGCCACAATTGTTCCATCATTCAAGCACCCTTTGTAGACTATTCCAAAGCCACCCTTTCCTAAAATATTCTTTGAACTGAAATGGTCTGTTGCGGCTCTAAGCTCTTTGAATGAATACCTCTTTAAATGACCAAGGCGCACCTCAGGGTCGTATTGCTCTGACAAGTGACAAAGAAAGTACATCGAATACCACAAAGAAGAACTAAAGAAAATATCAGAACACTAATCATGCTTATAAAATTAAGTtcaaacctaattaaaaaaaaaggatattATGGATACCAGGACTCTAAAAATGCATGATTTCCTGATATGGTATCTCATTAATATCACATCAGGGTTGCATTTGGATTTTGCGCGTATTCATGATCAAATTCTATATTCAACTACAATGTAATGTTCATTAAAACATTTTCAATGGGGAAGATGAAGAAAAGACTAACCGCTAACATCAAAGAATATCTGCTGATTCTGTCTGTATCGCCACCAAACGAGAAACACAACAATAATTACAATGATAAAAGCAGAACCAAAACTCGCACCAAAAGCAACTGCAACACGATGGCTTTTGTTGCTAGAGTCTGATTGAGCTGGACAACAGACAACCCCCATGTTCCAACATGTCATGAAATtgttagaaataattaatttgaaTGTTGAATACGCAGTTTAAGGGGGAATGCATGCCACTGGTACCTGTTAGAGCATCTGGAGGGAAGGAAAGTGGTTCTGGCAACACATTAGAACAGTTATTTGCTTTTGGACCACATATTAACGGGTTACCCTCAATCCTGAAAGTTAAAATTGAGCAAGATATTGATACATCACTTTTTGCATCAAGCTTGTCTATAGAACAAAAGACTACAAAAATAAAATGGTCTTACTTGAATGTTCTTGCTGTTACTCTTGGCAAAGAACCACTCAAATTGTTATAAGAGAGGTCCCTACATAGATTGGACCAAATAGTTAACATGCCATAGATATTGTTAAATATTGCGACAGATATAACTGAAGAAAAAGGGGTTAATAGCACAAAGAAACCTACACAAGTGTTAGAC contains the following coding sequences:
- the LOC107631341 gene encoding protein NSP-INTERACTING KINASE 3 (The sequence of the model RefSeq protein was modified relative to this genomic sequence to represent the inferred CDS: added 151 bases not found in genome assembly) — its product is MELSSSVSWLLGLLLLAMVEMSSSALSPSGINYEVVALMAIKNGLNDPHNVLENWDINSVDPCSWRMITCSLDGSVSALGLPSQNLSGTLSPGIQNLTNLQSVLLQNNAISGQIPAAIGKLKKLETLDLSNNAFSGEIPSSLGGLTSLNYLRLNNNSLTGACPQSLSNIEGLTLVDLSYNNLSGSLPRVTARTFKIEGNPLICGPKANNCSNVLPEPLSFPPDALTAQSDSSNKSHRVAVAFGASFGSAFIIVIIVVFLVWWRYRQNQQIFFDVSEQYDPEVRLGHLKRYSFKELRAATDHFSSKNILGKGGFGIVYKGCLNDGTIVAVKRLKDYNAAGGEIQFQTEVETISLAVHRNLLRLSGFCSTQNERLLVYPYMSNGSVASKLKDHVHGRPALDWVRRKRIAIGTARGLVYLHEQCDPKIIHRDVKAANILLDEDFEAVVGDFGLAKLLDHRDTHVTTAVRGTVGHIAPEYLSTGQSSEKTDVFGFGILLLELITGHKALDFGRAANQKGVMLDWVKKLHQDGRLSQMVDKDLRGSFDLLELEEMVQVALLCTQFKPSHRPKMSEVLKMLEGDGLAERWEASQSHKSETPRLRSSNSENNPQRYSDFIEESSLILEAMELSGPR